Proteins from one Ranitomeya variabilis isolate aRanVar5 chromosome 1, aRanVar5.hap1, whole genome shotgun sequence genomic window:
- the LOC143793653 gene encoding uncharacterized protein LOC143793653: protein MEQLEEQIRGRTSRESVLPKFPLIKEAVAFLADASVDSLRLAARSAGLVNTARRALWLKNWKGDAQAKAKLCAIPCQGEPSKDVPLPGTSRSNKGSDGSRRTRSKKVPFLAGPITRNVNTANQEVGGRLKFFLPRCEQITSSQWILDIVQYGLKLDFDRIPWDSFIVTSPKGQDQQRALESEILSLLSKKVLIEVPQDQEGKGFYSPLFLINKPDGSFRTIINLKRLNAFLRNHTFKMESISSTIKLLFPRCVMAGIDLKDAYYHLPIHAEHQKYLRVAIILEGQVRHFQYVAMPFGLSMAPRVFTKVILEVMAHLRQRDTLIIPYLDDFLVVGNSMLQCKTRLSNTISSQQELDLPNNP from the exons atggagcaactggaggaacagattagaggtagaacttcgagagagtcagtcctgccgaaattccctctaatcaaggaagcagtagcattcctggctgatgcctctgtggattcgctacgcctagcagccaggtcagccggcctagtgaacacagcccggcgagcactctggctaaagaactggaaaggggacgcacaggccaaagcaaaactttgtgcgatcccctgccagg gagagccttcaaaagacgtccctttaccaggaacaagccgttcgaacaaagggagcgatgggagtcgaaggacccgaagcaaaaaggtgccttttttagcgggtcccataacccgaaacgtaaataccgctaaccaggaggtaggcggcagattaaaattcttcctccccagatgcgaacaaataacatccagccagtggattctggacattgtacaatacggcctaaaattggattttgaccgaatcccttgggattcctttatagtaacatctccaaaaggtcaagaccaacaaagggctctggaatcagagatcctatctcttctgtctaaaaaagtcctgatagaagttccccaggatcaagaagggaaggggttctattcccctttattcttgatcaataagcctgatggttcatttagaaccatcataaacctcaagagattaaacgccttcctgcgtaatcataccttcaaaatggaatccattagttcaaccataaaactcttgtttcctaggtgtgtcatggccggaatagacttaaaggatgcctattatcatcttcccatacatgccgaacatcaaaagtatctaagggtagcaatcatcctggaaggacaggttcgtcactttcagtatgttgcaatgccatttgggctttctatggctccccgcgtcttcactaaggtgatattagaagtgatggctcatctacgtcaacgagataccttgataataccctacctagatgactttctagtggtgggaaactctatgctccagtgtaaaacccgtctatctaatacgatctcgtcccaacaggagttag ATttgccaaataatccatga